From the genome of Labrus bergylta chromosome 12, fLabBer1.1, whole genome shotgun sequence, one region includes:
- the mfsd5 gene encoding molybdate-anion transporter: protein MLVTAYFAIICLLVLCVVLELTARRLTPPQSTPTAVANPAFRRFQSIFLRAYLLALWADWLQGPYLYKLYRHYSFLESQIAILYVCGLASCVLFAPISGWLPQALGRRRTCLLFCLSYSACCLTKLSRDYFVLIVGRVLGGLSTSLLSTTFESWYVHRHVDVHDFPKEWIPSTFTKAATWNHGLAVGAGLVANLLAEWLHLGPVAPFLLAVPCLMCCGWVVLTDWGKEEADETPESDKQTLLLGTAGVTRLSARARFSRSVHDGLRCLLSDKRVMLLGGVQALFESVLYIFVFLWTPVLDPHGPPLGIVFSCLMAASMAGSLLYRLATSTRYRLQPGHVLCLAVLMAFFSFFMLTFSTAPGQPRPHESFLAFLLLELASGLYFPAVSFLQGRVIPEEKRAGVLSWFRLPLHLLACLGLLALHGEISGTGGGEGGTGTRHMFGGCAVMMLAALMAVVSLFTLGRNDTDLKLEGTRGEGEMY from the coding sequence ATGTTGGTGACGGCGTATTTTGCCATCATTTGTCTGCTTGTCCTGTGTGTTGTCCTGGAGCTGACAGCACGCCGCCTCACGCCACCTCAGTCCACTCCCACTGCTGTGGCCAACCCGGCTTTCCGTCGCTTCCAGAGTATATTCCTTCGGGCGTACCTGTTGGCTCTGTGGGCAGACTGGCTCCAGGGTCCTTACCTCTACAAACTCTACCGCCACTACAGCTTCCTGGAATCCCAAATAGCCATATTGTACGTGTGCGGCCTGGCCTCCTGTGTTCTGTTTGCTCCTATTTCAGGTTGGCTCCCTCAAGCTTTGGGCCGCAGACGGACATGCCTTCTCTTCTGCCTGTCCTACTCTGCTTGTTGTCTCACCAAGCTGTCCAGAGACTACTTCGTTTTGATTGTGGGACGGGTCCTGGGAGGTCTGTCCACATCCCTGCTTTCAACAACATTTGAATCCTGGTATGTGCATCGCCATGTAGACGTCCATGATTTCCCCAAGGAGTGGATCCCCAGCACTTTCACCAAAGCTGCGACCTGGAACCATGGGCTCGCTGTGGGAGCGGGCCTGGTGGCCAACCTACTGGCCGAGTGGCTACACCTTGGGCCAGTGGCTCCCTTTCTCCTGGCTGTTCCCTGTCTGATGTGCTGTGGCTGGGTGGTGTTGACAGACTGGGGCAAGGAGGAGGCTGATGAGACTCCAGAAAGTGACAAACAAACGTTGCTTCTTGGCACTGCAGGTGTGACCCGTCTGTCTGCTAGAGCCCGCTTCTCTCGCAGTGTCCACGACGGGCTGCGCTGCCTGCTGTCAGACAAGAGAGTGATGCTCTTGGGTGGTGTGCAGGCTCTTTTTGAAAGTGTCCtctacatttttgttttcctttggaCCCCAGTACTAGACCCACATGGACCTCCTTTGGGAATAGTGTTCTCTTGCCTGATGGCTGCTAGCATGGCCGGCTCCCTGCTGTACCGCCTAGCCACTTCCACGCGCTACCGTCTACAGCCTGGCCATGTTCTCTGCCTGGCTGTGCTGATggccttcttctccttctttatGCTGACCTTCTCCACTGCACCCGGCCAACCAAGACCTCATGAATCCTTTCTGGCCTtcctgctgctggagctggcCTCTGGCCTCTACTTCCCTGCTGTCAGCTTTCTCCAGGGCAGGGTAATCCCAGAGGAGAAGCGGGCTGGTGTGCTGTCCTGGTTCCGGCTGCCACTGCACCTGCTGGCCTGTCTGGGGCTGCTGGCACTGCATGGGGAGATTTCAGGaacaggtggaggagagggtggCACCGGCACCAGACACATGTTTGGAGGCTGTGCTGTCATGATGCTGGCTGCTTTGATGGCTGTAGTCAGTCTGTTCACACTGGGCAGGAACGACACAGACTTGAAGCTAGAGGGAACcagaggggagggagaaatGTACTGA
- the LOC109984866 gene encoding protein lifeguard 2, with protein sequence MTHGKLSLANKAANGSSNGHTIEPPSPPSYEEATAGSSAPCYSDAEMLTEFTWDDLNIRRIFIRKVYTILMIQLLVTLAVVSFFTFCDPAKDYIQANPGWYWASYAVFFVTYLTLSCCSAPRRKFPWNLILLAIFTLSLSYMTGMLSSFYNTKSVVMCLGITATVCLLVTVFSFQTKIDVTSCQGILCVFSMVMFVSGLVLVLVLPYHYVPWLDATFAVLGAILFTMFLVFDTQLLIGNKRYTISPEEYVFATLNIYLDIIYIFSFFLQIFGTRQE encoded by the exons ATGACGCATGGCAAG CTATCACTTGCAAACAAGGCAGCCAATGGCTCCTCCAATGGACACACCATAGAGCCACCATCTCCTCCCAGCTATGAGGAAGCCACTGCAG GCAGCAGCGCTCCTTGCTACAGTGATGCTGAGATGCTCACAGAGTTCACCTGGGATGATCTCAACATCCGGAGGATCTTCATCCGTAAG gtttacaCCATCTTGATGATCCAGCTATTGGTCACCCTTgcagttgtttcttttttcacctTCTG TGACCCTGCAAAGGACTACATTCAAGCCAACCCTGGGTGGTACTGGGCCTCCTa TGCTGTGTTCTTTGTCACTTATCTGACTCTTTCTTGCTGCTCAGCACCAAG GAGAAAGTTCCCATGGAATCTGATTCTGCTCGCCATCTTT ACCCTCTCACTCTCCTACATGACAGGGATGTTGTCCAG TTTCTATAACACAAAGTCAGTGGTGATGTGTCTGGGTATCACAGCAACAGTCTGTCTCCTCGTCACAGTCTTCAGCTTTCAAACTAAG ATTGATGTGACATCATGCCAAGGGATACTCTGTGTCTTCAGCATGGTCATGTTCGTATCTGGACTGGTGCTGGTACTCGTCCTTCCATATCACTAT GTTCCCTGGCTGGATGCAACCTTCGCTGTCTTGGGAGCCATATTGTTCACCATG tttttgGTATTTGACACCCAGCTCCTCATTGGAAACAAGCGCTACACCATTAGTCCAGAAGAGTACGTCTTTGCCACTCTCAACATCTACCTTGATATCATCTacatcttctccttcttccttcaAATCTTTGGAACAAGACAAGAGTGA
- the senp1 gene encoding sentrin-specific protease 1 has product MLNKIYEWVETSFANLRDGVAAVDTHQAPGDVQMMRRKRPIECLDDGHNIDQDDLTIKKSRMGDLIDTVKIAAEGVKSHSSSVASWMRNNVSPTFRNILPASPGPPPGELQSQPSTSTSTAHWAGMPILERNSLDKTFAAPLTTVDWKTSKSEYLRSEKFIMGSKVCRRQVCMSPTHREVPKTNGHPVNAPPSLTPEYHPSPRLGRPLRPYGPPSLFSGVSSSSCTSMYEKTFPIKVVQSPTHSASSGRIHRPRPRCTAQESVREEEKEVYRQLLTMVSGGQSSFLNNGSSHAIVRSHRDFTSFLTTSRRLLQISSPTGLAGEETSEGPSSPPSPQDMSSQSSSNLPSPVGASNNRPGSQAWSVDTDVSSSRAATLTSAPSPSSLQDSSSQDTQSSAHNGDSVIIVNEQKGKKQDSASMPCFQAELWIKELTSMYDSRARERRRQIEEQEALADQLQRQRLSEKGQRSPDVVVHVRVPLEKEVPLTPLIEQLQPVEEKPEFPEMTEEMEAEINKALRGGGSHEVLSEGFGLSLTRKDLQTLSNLNWLNDEVINFYMNLLVERSKDPGLPSVNTFNTFFYPKLRDSGYSAVRRWTKKTDIFSKDILLVPVHLGVHWCLSVVDFRKEAILYFDSMGGNNDEACRILLDYLQQESKDKKGKEMDTSGWTLHSKKRHEIPQQMNGSDCGMFTCKYADYITKDKPITFTQKHMPYFRRRIVWEIVNRKLL; this is encoded by the exons ATGTTGAATAAAATCTATGAATGGGTTGAGACAAGTTTCGCCAATCTTCGCGATGGTGTAGCAGCTGTGGATACACACCAGGCGCCGGGAGATGTCCAGATGATGAGGCGGAAAAGACCAATTGAATG tctgGATGATGGACACAACATCGACCAAGATGACTTGACTATAAAGAAATCTCGAATGG GGGATCTCATTGACACAGTCAAGATTGCAGCTGAAGGGGTGAAGAGTCATAGCTCCAGTGTGGCTTCATGGATGAGGAACAACGTGAGCCCCACCTTCAGAAATATACTGCCTGCCTCCCCTGGTCCTCCGCCTGGAGAACTCCAGTCGCAGCcctcaacatcaacatcaacagcGCACTGGGCAGGGATGCCG ATCTTGGAAAGAAACTCTCTGGATAAGACATTTGCTGCTCCCTTGACAACTGTTGATTGGAAAACATCCAAATCAG AATACCTGCGTAGTGAAAAGTTTATTATGGGATCAAAAGTCTGTAGGCGACAAGTGTGCATGAGTCCTACACATCGCGAAGTGCCAAAAACAAATGGGCATCCAGTCAACGCACCACCCTCACTCACCCCTGAATATCATCCCTCTCCTCGGTTGGGCAGGCCCCTCAGACCATATGGACCGCCAAG tttgttcagTGGAGTGTCAAGTAGCTCCTGCACCAGCATGTATGAGAAGACCTTTCCAATCAAAGTGGTCCAGAGCCCGACACACAGCGCCTCATCTGGCCGCATACACAGGCCCAGGCCTCGCTGCACTGCACAAGAG TCTGTAcgggaagaggagaaggaggtctACAGGCAGCTTCTGACCATGGTCTCCGGTGGTCAGTCTTCTTTCCTTAACAACGGCAGCTCACACGCCATCGTGAGGTCACACAGAGATTT caccaGCTTTCTGACCACCAGCCGCAGACTTCTACAAATCTCATCTCCTACTGGGTTGGCTGGGGAAGAAACTTCAGAGGGACCTAGCAGCCCCCCAAGTCCCCAGGACATGTCCAGCCAGAGCTCCAGCAACCTTCCCAGCCCAGTTGGGGCCTCCAACAACAGGCCAGGGAGCCAGGCATGGTCTGTGGACACAGACGTCAGCTCCAGCAGAGCAGCTACTCTAACATCAGCCCCCTCCCCATCTTCTCTGCAGGATAGCTCATCTCAGGACACACAATCCTCAG cacatAATGGCGACTCTGTAATTATTGTAAACGAACAAAAGGGTAAAAAGCAAGACAGCGCAAG TATGCCATGTTTCCAAGCTGAGTTATGGATCAAAGAATT GACTAGCATGTATGACTCTCGGGCGAGAGAAAGACGGAGACAGATAGAGGAGCAGGAGGCCCTGGCGGACCAGCTGCAGCGACAG CGCCTGTCTGAAAAGGGTCAACGCAGCCCAGATGTGGTGGTCCATGTTCGAGTTCCTTTGGAGAAGGAGGTTCCTTTGACTCCATTGATAGAACAACTACAACCTGTGGAAGAGAAACCTGAATTCCCTGAAATGACAGAG GAAATGGAGGCTGAGATAAACAAGGCACTGAGGGGAGGTGGTTCTCATGAAGTATTAAGTGAAGGTTTTGGTCTCAGCTTAACACGCAAAGACCTCCAGACCCTCAGCAACCTCAACTGGCTGAATGATGAG GTGATCAACTTTTACATGAACCTGCTGGTGGAGCGCAGCAAGGACCCCGGCCTGCCATCAGTCAACACTTTCAACACTTTTTTCTATCCCAAACTGCGCGACAGTGGCTACTCTGCTGTCCGCCGCTGGACCAAAAAGACAGACATCTTTTCTAAAGACATCCTGTTGGTTCCTGTCCACTTGGGGGTGCACTGGTGCCTCTCT GTGGTGGATTTTAGGAAAGAGGCGATCCTGTACTTTGATTCTATGGGAGGAAACAACGATGAAGCATGCAGAATATTGTT GGATTACCTGCAACAAGAAAGTAAGGACAAGAAGGGTAAAGAAATGGATACCTCAGGCTGGACTTTGCACAGCAAAAAACGCCAT GAAATCCCACAGCAGATGAATGGTAGTGACTGTGGAATGTTCACATGCAAATATGCAGATTACATTACCAAAGACAAGCcaatcacattcacacag aaacacatgcCCTACTTCAGAAGAAGGATCGTCTGGGAGATTGTAAACCGCAAGCTGTTGTGA